Genomic window (Mycolicibacterium smegmatis):
AAGCCGACGGTGCAGGAAGGCAGCGAACCGTGGGTGCAGACGCCCGAGGTCATCGAGAAGATGCGCGTGGCGGGCCGCATCGCGGCAGGCGCCCTGGCCGAGGCGGGCAGGGCCGTCGCCCCCGGTGTGACGACCGACGAACTCGACCGCATCGCGCACGAGTACATGATCGACCACGGTGCGTACCCGTCGACGTTGGGCTACAAGGGCTTTCCGAAATCCTGCTGCACGTCGCTGAACGAGATCATCTGCCACGGCATCCCGGACTCGACCGTGATCGAGGACGGTGACATCGTCAACATCGACGTCACGGCCTACATCGACGGTGTGCACGGCGACACCAACGCCACGTTCCTCGCGGGCGACGTCTCCGAGGAGCACCGTCTGCTCGTCGAGCGCACGCACGAGGCCACCATGCGCGCCATCAAGGCCGTCAAGCCCGGGCGCGCGCTGTCGGTGGTCGGCCGGGTGATCGAGGCGTACGCGAACCGGTTCGGCTACAACGTCGTTCGTGACTTCACCGGTCACGGCATCGGCACCACGTTCCACAACGGCCTGGTGGTGCTGCACTACGACCAGCCCGCGGTCGAGACCGTGCTCGAGCCCGGCATGACGTTCACCATCGAGCCCATGATCAACCTCGGCACGCTCGACTACGAGATCTGGGACGACGGCTGGACCGTGGCCACCACCGACGGCAAGTGGACCGCGCAGTTCGAGCACACCCTCGTGGTCACCGAGGACGGCGCCGAGATCCTCACCCAGTTGTGACCGGCGGGGCCCTGCTGGTCGCGGGCACCACGTCCGACGCGGGCAAGTCGATGCTGGTCGGCGGGCTGTGCCGGCTGCTGGTACGCAAAGGCCTTTCGGTGGCGCCCTTCAAGGCGCAGAACATGTCGAACAACTCGGCGGTGACCGTCGAGGGTGGTGAGATCGGCCGCGCCCAGGCCATGCAGGCGCGCGCCGCGGGCCTGGCTCCCAGCGTGCGGTTCAACCCGATCCTGCTCAAGCCCGGCGGCGACCGCACGTCGCAACTCGTGGTACGCGGCCAGGTCACCGGTTCGGTGGCCGCCGCCGACTACATCAACCACCGCGACCACCTCGCGGCCGTCGT
Coding sequences:
- the map gene encoding type I methionyl aminopeptidase, producing the protein MSVRSALRPGVLSPTLPVPKSIPRPEYAWKPTVQEGSEPWVQTPEVIEKMRVAGRIAAGALAEAGRAVAPGVTTDELDRIAHEYMIDHGAYPSTLGYKGFPKSCCTSLNEIICHGIPDSTVIEDGDIVNIDVTAYIDGVHGDTNATFLAGDVSEEHRLLVERTHEATMRAIKAVKPGRALSVVGRVIEAYANRFGYNVVRDFTGHGIGTTFHNGLVVLHYDQPAVETVLEPGMTFTIEPMINLGTLDYEIWDDGWTVATTDGKWTAQFEHTLVVTEDGAEILTQL